From Phyllopteryx taeniolatus isolate TA_2022b chromosome 18, UOR_Ptae_1.2, whole genome shotgun sequence, the proteins below share one genomic window:
- the tpd52l1 gene encoding tumor protein D53 isoform X3, whose amino-acid sequence METRQQGFLDSEPLREADEHTTSDGNLSNSIVTEEEREEIQLELAKLEDEISTLRQVLASKEKQHTELKHKLGITPLSELRSNFSRGWLDMQSSTAYKRTSETLSSAGQKTTAAFSTLGSAINRKFGDMRSGSIGYSISHSMSMPAMRNSPSFRSFEEKVESTVTNIKTKVGGPGAGGSFEDVLSSAAKASSQDTPTNNLTDAPERPYHDQLKHIGMLETTCKDTK is encoded by the exons ATGGAGACAAGACAACAAG GTTTTCTTGACTCTGAGCCTCTGAGGGAAGCGGACGAGCACACGACGTCGGACGGCAACCTCAGCAACTCCATCGTGACTGAGGAGGAAAGGGAGGAGATCCAACTGGAGTTAGCCAAA ctGGAGGATGAGATCAGCACACTGAGGCAGGTGTTGGCGTCCAAAGAGAAGCAACACACGGAGCTGAAGCACAAACTGGGCATCACTCCTCTCAGCGAGCTACGCAGCAATTTCAGTCGAGGCTGGCTCGACATGCAGAGCTCCACCGC GTACAAGCGAACGTCGGAGACGCTGAGCTCGGCCGGACAGAAGACCACGGCGGCCTTCAGCACGCTCGGCAGCGCCATCAACAGGAAGTTTGGAGACATGAG GTCTGGCTCTATAGG CTACTCCATCTCGCACTCTATGAGCATGCCTGCCATGAG AAACTCTCCCAGCTTTAGGTCTTTTGAGGAGAAAGTTGAGAGTACAGTGACCAACATCAAG ACTAAAGTTGGAGGTCCCGGGGCAGGAGGAAGCTTCGAGGACGTCCTCTCCTCCGCGGCCAAGGCCAGCTCTCAGGACACGCCCACTAACAACTTGACGGACGCTCCTGAGAGGCCGTA CCACGACCAGCTGAAGCACATCGGGATGCTGGAAACAACCTGCAAGGACACAAAGTGA
- the tpd52l1 gene encoding tumor protein D53 isoform X5, translating to METRQQGFLDSEPLREADEHTTSDGNLSNSIVTEEEREEIQLELAKLEDEISTLRQVLASKEKQHTELKHKLGITPLSELRSNFSRGWLDMQSSTAYKRTSETLSSAGQKTTAAFSTLGSAINRKFGDMRNSPSFRSFEEKVESTVTNIKTKVGGPGAGGSFEDVLSSAAKASSQDTPTNNLTDAPERPYHDQLKHIGMLETTCKDTK from the exons ATGGAGACAAGACAACAAG GTTTTCTTGACTCTGAGCCTCTGAGGGAAGCGGACGAGCACACGACGTCGGACGGCAACCTCAGCAACTCCATCGTGACTGAGGAGGAAAGGGAGGAGATCCAACTGGAGTTAGCCAAA ctGGAGGATGAGATCAGCACACTGAGGCAGGTGTTGGCGTCCAAAGAGAAGCAACACACGGAGCTGAAGCACAAACTGGGCATCACTCCTCTCAGCGAGCTACGCAGCAATTTCAGTCGAGGCTGGCTCGACATGCAGAGCTCCACCGC GTACAAGCGAACGTCGGAGACGCTGAGCTCGGCCGGACAGAAGACCACGGCGGCCTTCAGCACGCTCGGCAGCGCCATCAACAGGAAGTTTGGAGACATGAG AAACTCTCCCAGCTTTAGGTCTTTTGAGGAGAAAGTTGAGAGTACAGTGACCAACATCAAG ACTAAAGTTGGAGGTCCCGGGGCAGGAGGAAGCTTCGAGGACGTCCTCTCCTCCGCGGCCAAGGCCAGCTCTCAGGACACGCCCACTAACAACTTGACGGACGCTCCTGAGAGGCCGTA CCACGACCAGCTGAAGCACATCGGGATGCTGGAAACAACCTGCAAGGACACAAAGTGA
- the hddc2 gene encoding HD domain-containing protein 2 translates to MAAPTDHMKMLQFLKLIGQLKRVLRTGWVYKKVKDPESVSDHMYRMALMSLTITDPTVDKDKCIKLALVHDMAECIVGDIAPSDNVSKAEKHRQEDAAMRQLLSLMPESLAQEMYALWEEYEHQSTTEARLVKEFDRLEMILQAHEYEELEGAPGRLQEFFDSTQGCFQHPDVLQLVVALNEERRSHMAEKNNSGNSKTMSHAT, encoded by the exons atgGCGGCCCCGACGGACCACATGAAAATGCTCCAATTTTTAAAACTAATCGGCCAGCTGAAA AGGGTCCTTCGGACAGGCTGGGTGTACAAGAAGGTGAAGGACCCAGAGAGTGTGTCGGACCACATGTACCGCATGGCACTCATGTCTCTGACCATCACAGACCCCACGGTGGATAAGGAcaa GTGTATCAAGCTGGCTCTGGTTCATGACATGGCCGAGTGCATCGTGGGAGATATCGCACCGTCGGACAACGTCAGCAAAGCTGAGAAACACCGGCAGGAGGAT gcAGCCATGAGGCAGCTTTTGAGTCTCATGCCAGAGAGCCTCGCACAGGAGATGTATGCATTATGGGAG GAATATGAGCATCAGAGCACCACGGAGGCCAGGCTGGTGAAAGAGTTTGACCGTCTAGAGATGATCCTGCAGGCTCACGAGTACGAAGAGCTGGAGGGAGCGCCGGGGAGACTGCAGGAGTTTTTCGACTCCACTCAGG GTTGTTTCCAGCATCCCGATGTGCTTCAGCTGGTCGTGGCTTTGAATGAAGAAAGGAGAAGTCAcatggcagaaaaaaacaactctggGAACTCGAAAACCATGTCACACGCAACATga
- the tpd52l1 gene encoding tumor protein D53 isoform X2 — protein sequence METRQQDGEQLSGFLDSEPLREADEHTTSDGNLSNSIVTEEEREEIQLELAKLEDEISTLRQVLASKEKQHTELKHKLGITPLSELRSNFSRGWLDMQSSTAYKRTSETLSSAGQKTTAAFSTLGSAINRKFGDMSYSISHSMSMPAMRNSPSFRSFEEKVESTVTNIKTKVGGPGAGGSFEDVLSSAAKASSQDTPTNNLTDAPERPYHDQLKHIGMLETTCKDTK from the exons ATGGAGACAAGACAACAAG ATGGAGAACAGCTTTCAG GTTTTCTTGACTCTGAGCCTCTGAGGGAAGCGGACGAGCACACGACGTCGGACGGCAACCTCAGCAACTCCATCGTGACTGAGGAGGAAAGGGAGGAGATCCAACTGGAGTTAGCCAAA ctGGAGGATGAGATCAGCACACTGAGGCAGGTGTTGGCGTCCAAAGAGAAGCAACACACGGAGCTGAAGCACAAACTGGGCATCACTCCTCTCAGCGAGCTACGCAGCAATTTCAGTCGAGGCTGGCTCGACATGCAGAGCTCCACCGC GTACAAGCGAACGTCGGAGACGCTGAGCTCGGCCGGACAGAAGACCACGGCGGCCTTCAGCACGCTCGGCAGCGCCATCAACAGGAAGTTTGGAGACATGAG CTACTCCATCTCGCACTCTATGAGCATGCCTGCCATGAG AAACTCTCCCAGCTTTAGGTCTTTTGAGGAGAAAGTTGAGAGTACAGTGACCAACATCAAG ACTAAAGTTGGAGGTCCCGGGGCAGGAGGAAGCTTCGAGGACGTCCTCTCCTCCGCGGCCAAGGCCAGCTCTCAGGACACGCCCACTAACAACTTGACGGACGCTCCTGAGAGGCCGTA CCACGACCAGCTGAAGCACATCGGGATGCTGGAAACAACCTGCAAGGACACAAAGTGA
- the tpd52l1 gene encoding tumor protein D53 isoform X4 has translation METRQQDGEQLSGFLDSEPLREADEHTTSDGNLSNSIVTEEEREEIQLELAKLEDEISTLRQVLASKEKQHTELKHKLGITPLSELRSNFSRGWLDMQSSTAYKRTSETLSSAGQKTTAAFSTLGSAINRKFGDMRNSPSFRSFEEKVESTVTNIKTKVGGPGAGGSFEDVLSSAAKASSQDTPTNNLTDAPERPYHDQLKHIGMLETTCKDTK, from the exons ATGGAGACAAGACAACAAG ATGGAGAACAGCTTTCAG GTTTTCTTGACTCTGAGCCTCTGAGGGAAGCGGACGAGCACACGACGTCGGACGGCAACCTCAGCAACTCCATCGTGACTGAGGAGGAAAGGGAGGAGATCCAACTGGAGTTAGCCAAA ctGGAGGATGAGATCAGCACACTGAGGCAGGTGTTGGCGTCCAAAGAGAAGCAACACACGGAGCTGAAGCACAAACTGGGCATCACTCCTCTCAGCGAGCTACGCAGCAATTTCAGTCGAGGCTGGCTCGACATGCAGAGCTCCACCGC GTACAAGCGAACGTCGGAGACGCTGAGCTCGGCCGGACAGAAGACCACGGCGGCCTTCAGCACGCTCGGCAGCGCCATCAACAGGAAGTTTGGAGACATGAG AAACTCTCCCAGCTTTAGGTCTTTTGAGGAGAAAGTTGAGAGTACAGTGACCAACATCAAG ACTAAAGTTGGAGGTCCCGGGGCAGGAGGAAGCTTCGAGGACGTCCTCTCCTCCGCGGCCAAGGCCAGCTCTCAGGACACGCCCACTAACAACTTGACGGACGCTCCTGAGAGGCCGTA CCACGACCAGCTGAAGCACATCGGGATGCTGGAAACAACCTGCAAGGACACAAAGTGA
- the tpd52l1 gene encoding tumor protein D53 isoform X1 yields the protein METRQQDGEQLSGFLDSEPLREADEHTTSDGNLSNSIVTEEEREEIQLELAKLEDEISTLRQVLASKEKQHTELKHKLGITPLSELRSNFSRGWLDMQSSTAYKRTSETLSSAGQKTTAAFSTLGSAINRKFGDMRSGSIGYSISHSMSMPAMRNSPSFRSFEEKVESTVTNIKTKVGGPGAGGSFEDVLSSAAKASSQDTPTNNLTDAPERPYHDQLKHIGMLETTCKDTK from the exons ATGGAGACAAGACAACAAG ATGGAGAACAGCTTTCAG GTTTTCTTGACTCTGAGCCTCTGAGGGAAGCGGACGAGCACACGACGTCGGACGGCAACCTCAGCAACTCCATCGTGACTGAGGAGGAAAGGGAGGAGATCCAACTGGAGTTAGCCAAA ctGGAGGATGAGATCAGCACACTGAGGCAGGTGTTGGCGTCCAAAGAGAAGCAACACACGGAGCTGAAGCACAAACTGGGCATCACTCCTCTCAGCGAGCTACGCAGCAATTTCAGTCGAGGCTGGCTCGACATGCAGAGCTCCACCGC GTACAAGCGAACGTCGGAGACGCTGAGCTCGGCCGGACAGAAGACCACGGCGGCCTTCAGCACGCTCGGCAGCGCCATCAACAGGAAGTTTGGAGACATGAG GTCTGGCTCTATAGG CTACTCCATCTCGCACTCTATGAGCATGCCTGCCATGAG AAACTCTCCCAGCTTTAGGTCTTTTGAGGAGAAAGTTGAGAGTACAGTGACCAACATCAAG ACTAAAGTTGGAGGTCCCGGGGCAGGAGGAAGCTTCGAGGACGTCCTCTCCTCCGCGGCCAAGGCCAGCTCTCAGGACACGCCCACTAACAACTTGACGGACGCTCCTGAGAGGCCGTA CCACGACCAGCTGAAGCACATCGGGATGCTGGAAACAACCTGCAAGGACACAAAGTGA